Sequence from the Candidatus Saccharibacteria bacterium oral taxon 488 genome:
GCATGGCGTGAACACAATTTATCAGCTGGGATTGAGTGATGAAGAGTCGTCCAAAAGAGAGGATGCTGTCTTTGAGGTCTACCGACAAGATGTAGAAAACGGTGATTTTAGCAAGCTAGATATTTCAGCTCTTGATGAGTGTCGAGGTGATGAGTTAGCACTGGCCGAAGCAATTGATTTGCAGCTACAAGTTTACATTGAAAAGCGTATTGCGAGTGAAATGTTCGTGATGATGTGTGTGTCGACTGAGCTGGATTCTCAACGCGTGATGGATGGCACCGAGAAAACAGACATGATCGCAGACCATCTGCTGGTGCTTGATGAGACGTCCCACTCGCCTTGGTTTGGTTTTCTCAATGAAGCACTTGGTGGTGAGGATGTTTCACCAGAACAGGTGGAGCGGGTAATGGATGCTCAGACTACTGCTAATAAAACAGGCGATCCATATGAGAAATCTCGTGAGTTTTATGACCGCATATTTATGGAAACTGGCGGTGGGCTTTCTGCGGTGCAAACAGCATTGGTAGCGTATGATATTGCTGGCCTTGCTATGAAAGAGATGACTGATCAGGCTAGTGGCGGGGAATACGCATACTGCATAGAGAAATTGCAGAGTATTGGCTTATCTGATGAGCAAATAACTACATTGATAGCTGCATATAAAGAGATTATGCGAAGGCCGCCTAAAGCGGAAGAATAAATCAGTACACCGAAAGGCATGGCCTAAGGGGGTGTTTGGTATAATTAAGTCGTGATCTATCTCTTTCACGGCGACAACGAATTTGAGAAACGGGCGGCGCTTGCGGCGCTGGTTGGTGATATGGAGGTGGTGCGGCGCGACGGTGAAGAACTGACGGCCGCCGAGGTCTGTGAGCTGGTGATGGGGCAGAGTCTATTTGCCGCTGAGCAGGTAGTGGTCATTACTGATGCGAGTCAGAATACGGCACTGTGGCGTGATTTACCGGAGCTACTCGGTGATACGGCGACTATGGTTATCCTTCTGGAGACAAAGCTTGATAAGCGCACAAAAACGTATAAGTGGCTGAAAAGCCATGCCGAGGTAAGGGAATATGCTTGTTTCACTGAACGCCAAAAGCCGCAGCTAAGTGCGTGGTGTGTTGAGCGGGCCACGGTGCATGGGGCCGTGTTGACGGCGGCACAGGCGACGACACTAATCGATCGGCTGGGGTTTGATCAGCTACGGCTTGATCTGGTGTTGCAGCAGTTGGCCTTGGCTAGCGAACTGAACGATGAGCTAATTAATGTACTGGTGCCGCTGGCTCCGGCTGAAAGTGCGTTTGAGTTGTTTGCGGCAATGCTGGATGGTGACCAGGGAAAAGTGCGCGCGATCACCGCCTATCTCGAGGCGGAGAGCGGTGATGATGGGGCGTACCAGACGCTGGGGCTATTGGTTTCACAATTGGTGCAGCTGAACGCGTTGGTGCTATCTGGTGGTAACACGGGGGCGGTGGCTCGTGATTTTGCGGCCCATCCGTATGCACTGCGAAAGATAGCATCGTATGCAGGGCGGATAACGCCGGTGCAACTTGCGGTAATTAATTCTGCCTTGGCGCAGGCTGATGAACATATGAAAACGACTCGTGTGTCGCCGTGGCTGTTGGTTGAGGTGGCGCTGGTTGATATTGCTGGACACATAAAATAGTAACAATACTCCCGCCGGCCGACGGGAGTATTGTTTATGCAAACGTGAATGGTTATTTAGTCTCTTTGGCAGCTGGCTTTTTTGCAGCGGGTTTTTTGGTAGCGGTTGATTTTGCGGTGGTTTTTGCTGTCGTCTTTGCTGGGACTTTGGCGGCGGGTTTTTTGGTCGCTTCAAGCTTCACGCCGGCTTTTTTCGCGATAGCTGAGAGGGTACTCTTGCGCCGGGCAGCAGTATTTTTCTTCAGCAGGTTCTTCTTGACAGCGGTGTCAAGTTCACTGTGAGCAGCGGCTAGCGCCTCAGCACTCGGCTCAGCCATGAATGCCTTGACGGCTGACTTGATGTCGCGCTTGATACCGATATTGCGCTCGCGGCGTTTTAGGGTTTGTTTGGCCCGTTTGATGGCGGATTTGATGATTGGCATAGATTTCCTTTACCTCTATAAATTTGTTTCGCTAATCAAGGATGGATTATACAGAAAAACCCAATAAAAGTAAAGAGTGGCTCGCATTGACGATAATCTATTGACTTTCCTGAAATGCTTATGTATAATGTGACTCAACGGTATAAACAAAAATAAACAGGGACACAACAATGGCGAGCCAGTCACAAAAGCAGCAGATCATTCAGAGCATCAAAGATGTGACTAATATCTTGGTGACGGTGAGCGCTGATCCATCGGTGGACGAGCTGTCGGCAGCGCTGGGGCTGACAATTTTCCTAAATAAACTGGGCAAGCACGCCACGGCTGTTTTTAGTGGCAAAGTCCCGCCGGCGATTTCGTTCCTCGAGCCTGACGAGACGTTTGAAGCCACGGCGGACAGCCTGCGTGATTTTATCATCGCGCTTGATAAGGAAAAAGCCGACCATCTGCGCTACAAGGTGGTTGATGATGCAGTGAAGATTTTTATCACGCCGTACCGGGCGACAATTACCGAGGCTGATCTAGAGTTTTCGCAGGGCGATTATAACATTGAACTGGTGCTTGCGCTTAATGTTGAGAGCCAGGATCATCTCGACAAGGCGCTGACGGCTCATGGCAAGATTTTGCATGATGCGGTGGTGTCGACGGTGACCGCCGGTATGGTGAGGAGTAGCCTCGGGACGGTTGACTGGCATGACGATAAGGCGTCAGGTGTCAGCGAGATGCTGGTTGACCTGATCGATGAGTTACGAACACCGAAAGTAACCATGGATGAGCAGATCGCAACGGCGTTGCTGACAGGTGTTGTGGCGGCGACGGAACGGTTTAGTAATAATTTAACATCGTCGCGGGTGATGACGTTGGCGGCAGAGCTGATGGCGGTTGGCGCGAACCAGCAACTGATTGCTACCAAGTTGGCCGAGGGGCAGGCGATTAAAGCCGAGGAGCACTCAGAGTCAGAGCAATCAAAGCAAGCGGCTGATGCAGCTGATGATAAGACGGATGACGACGATGGCCAGGATGGTGCTAATTTTAAGGTCGAGCGGGGAAAACGCTCAAAGCCGGCTGAGTCAAAAAGAGATGATGGTGCGTTGTCAATTAGCCACGAGCGGCGGGGTAGCCTTGATGATGTGGCCAAGCAGACTCGGGCCGAAGAGCAAGATGCGGCGGCCCGTGTGGCCACGGCGCAGCTTGATCGCCTTCGAGCAGCGTCAGTGACGAGCGGACGGAGTAGTACGCCATCGACATCGCAACCAATCAGTGCGTCGGTGTCGGCTGAGCCAGAAACGGCCACGCCACTACTAGGTGGAACGCTGAACGCGACGACGGAGCGGGCGGCTGAGGATAAGCGCCGCGATCTTGACACTGATCAAAACAAGACCATCTTGCATCACGGTACCTATGTCGGTGCGTCGCGGCCGGCCCTCGGCGAATCGCCGTTGAATGCCGCCATGGGGAAGTCTGATGAACCGCTGAGCGTTGACCCGTTTGCGACCACCAATAAGGACGAAGCGGTCATTGCCGCACTAAAAGAGGAGACGCAGGCGCTGGCTGACAAGCAGACTCAATCTACCGCGCCGCCATCGCTGCCAAATTCTGAGCGCGATGCCCGCGCGGCAATTACCGAGGCGCTGGCTGCTGCACCACCGCTTGAACCCGCAGCCTCGCCCGCTCCGGTGGTTTCATCTTCGCCGCTACCGACAGTGACATCTGCTCCGGTTACGCTCGCTGATATTGAGTCTAATGTGATGCATGGCCTGCCACCGCTGCCTGATTTCTCTGACTTTTCAGGATCAGGCTTGCCACCGCTGCCACCAGCTCCGATCGGTACTGCAGACGGGGGACTGCCAGCGTTGAACACACCGCCTTCAGCACCGTCCGCCCCTGTACAGCCGCGCACCTTTAATCCGTCCCAGTTCCAGATCCCGGGGCAAAAATAGCCCATGGACGAGGTGCTGCTCATTGATAAGCCGGCTGGTATAACGAGTTTCGGGGTAGTAGCGCGGTTGCGGCGAGTGCTCAGCCAGGCGGCGGGCAAGAAAGTGAAAGTTGGCCATACTGGTACGCTTGATCCGTTCGCTACGGGACTGATGATTATCGTGACGGGCAAGAAGTGCCGTGAGGCTGATACCTTTACGAAGCTTGATAAGTGGTATGAAGCAGAAATCATGCTTGGCGAGACGTCGACGACCGGTGATCCTGAGGGTGAACTGACTCGCGTGTCGGAGCGGCAGCCGCCTCGCAGTGAGGTTGAAGCGGTACTCGGTACGTTTGAGGGTGAAATTAAACAGCGCCCACCGATA
This genomic interval carries:
- the truB gene encoding tRNA pseudouridine(55) synthase TruB is translated as MDEVLLIDKPAGITSFGVVARLRRVLSQAAGKKVKVGHTGTLDPFATGLMIIVTGKKCREADTFTKLDKWYEAEIMLGETSTTGDPEGELTRVSERQPPRSEVEAVLGTFEGEIKQRPPIFSAIKINGRRAYQLARQGQPVDMPERTVSIYALELVAYEYPRLVIRAHVSSGTYIRSLAVDIGQKLETGAYCRQLRRQAIAEYDVAQAKPLADFGILS
- the rpsT gene encoding 30S ribosomal protein S20, which gives rise to MPIIKSAIKRAKQTLKRRERNIGIKRDIKSAVKAFMAEPSAEALAAAHSELDTAVKKNLLKKNTAARRKSTLSAIAKKAGVKLEATKKPAAKVPAKTTAKTTAKSTATKKPAAKKPAAKETK